In Stigmatella aurantiaca, a single genomic region encodes these proteins:
- the lpxK gene encoding tetraacyldisaccharide 4'-kinase, whose product MSTEGPTAIERLFYPPHPEPWSRRALLAPVTALAWGYGLGVRVRKSLYDHQLWKGERIEGLRVLSVGNVNVGGTGKTPAVLHLAETLVKAGRKVGILTRGYGRVSKEPLSFTGAEPLPSVEEAGDEPLLLARRCPGVRVLVGADRRTLARRARDEFGLEVVLLDDGFQHRQLARDEDVVVVDEAVGFGNGRMLPRGPLREPLSALNRATLIWVRAAPGPTANLPPLPERRVRTRYHPSAWVDPQGHVHPPEALRGVPVLALAGLARPGSFLRTLNQLETDVRDTALFPDHHRFTDGELQDTEARARRQGLRLVTTEKDAVRLPRDFPAWQVRLGVEVLEGEPLLREALGLR is encoded by the coding sequence GTGAGCACGGAAGGGCCCACGGCGATTGAGCGGCTCTTCTATCCGCCGCACCCCGAGCCCTGGAGCCGGCGGGCCCTGCTGGCGCCGGTGACGGCGCTGGCCTGGGGCTACGGGCTGGGCGTCCGGGTGCGGAAGTCGCTCTACGACCACCAGCTCTGGAAGGGCGAGCGCATCGAGGGGCTCCGGGTCCTCTCCGTGGGGAACGTGAACGTGGGAGGAACGGGCAAGACGCCCGCGGTCCTCCACCTGGCGGAGACCCTGGTGAAGGCGGGCCGGAAGGTCGGCATCCTCACGCGAGGGTACGGGCGCGTGTCGAAGGAGCCCCTGAGCTTCACGGGCGCGGAGCCCCTGCCCTCGGTCGAGGAAGCCGGCGACGAGCCCCTCCTGCTGGCCCGCCGGTGCCCAGGAGTTCGGGTTTTGGTCGGAGCGGACCGCCGGACGCTGGCGCGCCGGGCGCGGGACGAGTTCGGCCTGGAGGTGGTGCTCCTGGACGATGGCTTCCAGCACCGGCAACTGGCGAGGGACGAGGACGTGGTGGTGGTGGACGAAGCCGTGGGCTTCGGCAACGGACGCATGCTGCCCCGGGGACCCCTCCGGGAGCCCCTCTCCGCGCTGAACCGCGCCACCCTCATCTGGGTCCGGGCCGCGCCAGGGCCCACCGCGAACCTGCCCCCGCTGCCAGAGCGGCGGGTGAGAACGCGCTACCACCCCTCGGCCTGGGTCGATCCCCAGGGACACGTGCACCCGCCGGAAGCCCTGCGCGGGGTGCCGGTCCTGGCGCTGGCGGGACTGGCCCGCCCGGGAAGCTTCCTGCGGACGCTGAACCAGCTGGAAACCGACGTCCGGGACACCGCCCTCTTTCCAGACCATCACCGGTTCACGGATGGGGAGCTCCAGGACACCGAAGCGAGGGCCCGCCGTCAGGGGCTCCGGCTGGTCACGACCGAAAAGGACGCCGTGCGCCTGCCGCGAGACTTCCCGGCCTGGCAGGT